A single genomic interval of uncultured Campylobacter sp. harbors:
- a CDS encoding amidohydrolase family protein — translation MQTLDFHVHLLSKEVRFDRPYDRLALRLFGRRFGIDVSRAIKEPYEAYVDALLGGLRASKYVKKAVLFGVDAKFSDAGELIHRDKTVCADNDSVFEIYQKNPDLIVPFFSINPKRADALDEIDRCFELGFKGAKFLQNYWDLDTRLPRYVPYFEKLAKLGLPLVIHVGNESSVPSTRRCEALEMIYAPLELGVTTVCAHMAINYEYSHIFRALSRRPRNFGHDYFALLALLRTHKNLYADVSALMTPVRAKALPHLASQTDVHPRLLYASDFPVPYSAIYNTYDLRLSQRIALHKEPNPFDRNARGLLAYFGEDSELWSNYKKILPFA, via the coding sequence ATGCAAACGCTTGATTTTCACGTCCATCTGTTAAGCAAGGAGGTGCGCTTCGATCGCCCTTACGACAGGCTCGCGCTGCGCCTTTTCGGCAGGCGCTTCGGCATAGACGTATCGCGCGCGATCAAAGAGCCCTATGAAGCCTATGTGGACGCTCTGCTAGGCGGGCTTAGAGCTTCAAAATACGTTAAAAAGGCGGTGCTATTCGGCGTGGATGCTAAATTTAGCGACGCGGGCGAGCTAATCCATCGCGATAAGACCGTCTGCGCGGACAATGACAGCGTGTTTGAAATTTATCAAAAAAACCCTGATCTCATCGTGCCGTTTTTTAGCATCAATCCAAAGCGAGCGGACGCGCTAGATGAGATCGATCGCTGCTTTGAGCTCGGATTTAAGGGGGCGAAATTTTTACAAAACTATTGGGATCTAGATACGAGGCTGCCTCGCTACGTGCCGTATTTTGAAAAGCTCGCCAAGCTCGGCTTGCCGCTAGTGATCCACGTCGGCAACGAAAGCTCGGTGCCGAGCACTCGCCGCTGCGAGGCGCTGGAGATGATTTATGCGCCGCTTGAGCTGGGCGTTACGACGGTGTGCGCGCACATGGCGATTAACTACGAGTATTCGCATATTTTTCGTGCGCTCTCGCGCCGCCCGCGAAATTTCGGGCACGATTATTTTGCGCTTTTGGCGCTTCTGCGCACGCATAAAAACCTCTACGCCGATGTTTCCGCGCTGATGACGCCGGTGCGCGCCAAGGCTCTGCCGCATCTGGCGAGCCAAACGGACGTGCACCCGCGCCTGCTTTACGCTTCGGACTTTCCGGTGCCGTATTCCGCGATATACAACACCTACGATCTGCGCCTGTCGCAGCGTATCGCGCTGCATAAAGAGCCCAACCCTTTCGATCGCAACGCGCGCGGGCTGCTCGCGTATTTCGGCGAGGATAGCGAGCTGTGGAGCAACTACAAAAAAATTCTGCCCTTTGCGTAG
- a CDS encoding GNAT family N-acetyltransferase, producing MEFEILENSADFKPSDLDEIMVSIGWDTEQNAASVPPHETYRVWRTYDYVAIAKTQGKTVGVLEAFCDRDNFATSYLYCVIVHKDYQRRGIGTALVDAFNKRFAHTTTFVVTPLHKAEGAGEFLQKCGFKDASEHFTVHMRKRNSI from the coding sequence ATGGAGTTTGAAATTTTAGAAAATTCCGCCGATTTTAAGCCTAGCGATCTGGATGAGATAATGGTATCGATCGGCTGGGATACGGAGCAAAACGCAGCCTCCGTGCCGCCGCACGAGACATACAGGGTGTGGCGCACCTATGATTACGTGGCGATCGCCAAAACGCAGGGCAAGACCGTGGGGGTGTTGGAGGCGTTTTGCGACCGCGACAACTTCGCTACAAGCTATCTTTACTGCGTGATAGTTCATAAGGATTATCAAAGGCGCGGTATCGGCACGGCGCTCGTGGATGCCTTTAATAAGCGCTTTGCGCACACCACCACCTTTGTCGTGACCCCTCTACATAAGGCTGAGGGCGCCGGAGAATTCCTGCAAAAGTGCGGCTTTAAGGACGCGTCGGAGCACTTCACGGTTCATATGAGGAAGCGAAATTCG